CCGGGTCAAACTGAAGATTCCGGAAGGCACCCAGACCGGCAAGCTGTTCCGCCTGCGTGGCAAGGGCGTGGCTCCGGTGCGTGGTGGCGGTGCTGGCGACCTGCTGTGCAAGGTGGCGGTGGAAACCCCGGTCAACCTGGACAAGCGTCAGCGCGAGCTGCTGGAAGAGTTCCGCAAGTCGCTGGAAGGCGACAGCTCCCATTCGCCCAAGGCCAGCGGCTGGTTCGATGGCGTGAAGCGCTTCTTCGGCGATATCTAAGAGCTGCCCGCGATCTGCTGCGCGTCGGCCAGGCGTCGTTAAAAACAGGCTCGGAATGCTCATTTACTACTTGTAAACTCCGCTTCCTCGCCTGTTTTTGCCTAGCCTGGCTCTAGCTCGCGAGATCGTAAGCAAGCTCTAAGGAACAGGTTATGCGACGTATTGCAGTGATGGGCGCCGCCGGGCGCATGGGCAAGATCCTCATCGAGGCGGTCGGCCAGGCCGATGGCGCCCAACTGAGCGCGGCGATCGATCGTCCGGACAGCAGCCTGATCGGCGCCGACGCTGGCGAGCTGGCAGCGCTGGGCAAGATCGGTGTGACCCTGGCGGGTGACCTGAATGCGGTGCTCGATCAGTTCGATGTGCTGATCGACTTCACCCACCCCTCGGTAACCCTGAAGAACCTGGAAATCTGCCGCCAGGCCGGCAAGGCCATGGTCATTGGCACCACCGGTTTCTCGCCGGAGGAGAAGCTGCTGCTGAGCGAGGCGGCCAAGCAGATTCCGATCGTCTTCGCGGCCAACTACAGCGTCGGCGTCAATCTCTGCCTGAAGCTGCTGGACACCGCCGCCCGTGTGCTGGGCGACGATGTCGATATCGAGATCGTCGAGGCCCACCACCGCCACAAGGTCGACGCGCCGTCCGGTACTGCCCTGCGCATGGGCGAAGTGGTGGCCAATGCCCTGGGGCGCGACCTGCAGAAGGTGGCGGTGTATGGCCGTGAAGGCCAGACCGGCGCCCGCGAGCGCGAGACCATCGGCTTCGCCACCGTGCGTGCCGGCGACGTGGTGGGCGACCACACCGTGCTGTTCGCCGCCGATGGCGAGCGCGTGGAGATCACCCACAAGGCTTCCAGTCGCATGACCTTCGCCCGCGGCGCGGTACGTGCGGCGCTCTGGCTGCAGAGCCAGCCGGCCGGCCTGTACGACATGCAGGATGTGCTGGGGCTGAACTGACCCGCTGGCTGGCCCCGCCAGGGGCTGGCTTGCCTGGTGGTGCAGGGCGTCATCGTCTGGGGTCGTCTAATTTGCCTCGATTCCGCCCAGGACTGACAGGCGCGCCGGCGCCTGAGTGGCCTCAGGCGGGTTCGGGGTGGGGCAGGGCCTTGGCGGTCTGTTGCCTGAACTGCTGTAGCCATTCGTCGTGGGCGGTGGCCTGGTAGCGCGAGAAGCGGAAGTCGCGGGGCGGCTGCTTGGCCTTGTCCTGCAGCAGGTCGCGCACCAGGCGCCCCACTGCATAGCCCAGACTCACTGGTACGGCATTGCCGACCTGCTTGTACTGCTCGATCAGCGGGCCGGCCAGTTGCCAGTCGTCCGGGAATTCCTGCAAGCGTTTGTATTCCTGGATCGACAGCGGTCGCTCGGCTTGCGGGTGGGCCAGGTCGGTGGCCGGCATGGCCGGGTGGGTCACCAGGGTCGGGGCCGGTTTGTCCCAGCTCAGGCGGCGCAGGAAACCGGTCTTGCCGCCGCCGGCGAAGTAGGACTTGCCCAGGGCTTCTCGCTGCAGTTCCGGGGTCAGGCTGCGCCAGTTCTGCCCGGGGCCGAGCAGGCGGTAGTACTTCAGGCGCTTTTCCGGGAAGTTCAGGTGGTCATGGCGCTCCAGGCCCTGTACCGCCTCGCGGAAGGTGCGCCAGCGCGGCAGGCCGTGCTCGCCGTTTTCCGCGTGGGTCGGGGTGAGGAAGGGCGCCTGCACGCCGTCGCGCGAGCAGATGATGATCACCCGCTCGCGGATCTGCGGGGTGCCGAAGTTGGCCGCGCTGTACAGGTTGAAGCTGCAGGTGTAGCCGGCCAGCTGCAGCTTGCTGAGCACGAAGTTAAGGGCGCCGCCCTTCATCTCGTCCTGCGACAGGTCGGGGAATTCCGGCCCGCGCTGGTCGTGCGGACGATGATCCATGGGGCACGACAGCAGGCCGCGGACGTTCTCGATGACGATCAGGCGCGGACGAATGGTCAGCGCCAGGTCGATGTACTTGAGGAAGGCGTTGCCGCGGTCGTCGTTGAACGCCTTGCGCTTGCCGGCGGTGCTGAAGGCCTGGCAGGGTGGGCCGCCGACTATCAGGTCGACTTCGCTGGCACTGACCTGGGCAGCCTGCAGCACCTGTTCGGCGCTGTAGTCGTTGATGTCGCCGAGCAGGGCGGTGTCCGGGCGGTTGAGGGTGATGGTCTGCCGGCAGTACTTGTTGAACTCGCAGGTCAGGCGGATATCGAAACCAGCCTTTTCCAGGTCGAGGTCGAGGCCCATGGCGCCCGAGAAGAAGCTCAGGGCGATCGGCTTGCCTGCCTGGCGGTCGGGCGCCGGGTGGGCAGGGTGATCCATTGCAATCATGTGGGCGGTTCTGAGTCCGTAGCTGGTCACGCTGTCGGGGTCGATGACCCAGCTGTTGCCGATCTTCTCGGCCTGTAGTTCCTGGTTGCGGCAGAGGGTGCGCACATGCTGTGCGCTGATGCCGAGCAGGCTGGCGGCTTCGCTGATACTTAGATAGGTACGCATTGCTGCTTTCCTTGGCGAAACCTGTGGGAGGTACCCATTCTAAGTGGCAAGGGGGGCTGTCAATCTGTCGCAGGGCCAGGGGTGGCGGTGGCTGGCGCTTGAAATGGAAGGGATTTCGTCGTTTTTGCCGGCATTCGGCTTTCGATTTTGGGGCTTTTCCTGTAAGCTTTCCGCTTTAGTGTGTCCACTAAAAGTTGCGCAGAATGAATCAGATAAAGAAGCGGGGTGACGGTCAATACGTCATCCCGCTTTTTTACAACCTGCGTTTGTGCAAGTTCCAGATCTAAGGGAGGTCTTCTTGACTAAGCCAGCCATACTCGCCCTAGCCGACGGTAGCATTTTCCGCGGCGACGCCATCGGGGCCGACGGCCATACCATCGGCGAGGTCGTGTTCAACACGGCCATGACCGGCTATCAGGAAATCCTCACCGATCCTTCCTATGCCCAGCAGATAGTCACGCTGACCTATCCGCACATCGGCAACACCGGTACCACCCCGGAAGACGCCGAGTCCAACCGCGTCTGGGCTGCCGGCCTGATCATTCGCGACCTGCCGCTGCTGTCCTCCAGCTGGCGCGACAAGCAGTCGCTGCCGGAGTATCTGAAGGCCAACGGCACCGTTGCCATCGCCGGCATCGACACCCGTCGCCTGACCCGCATCCTGCGCGAGAAGGGTTCGCAGAACGGCTGCATCCTGGTTGGCGACGACGCCACCGAGGAAAAAGCCCTGGAGCTGGCGCGCAGCTTCCCCGGCCTGAAAGGCATGGATCTGGCCAAGGTGGTCAGCGCCACCGAGCGCTACGAGTGGCGCGAGAGCGTGTGGGAGCTGAAGAGCGACAGCCACCCGCAGATCGCCGCCAGCGAGCTGCCCTACCACGTGGTCGCCTACGACTACGGGGTCAAGCTGAACATCCTGCGCATGCTGGTCGCCCGCGGCTGCCGCCTGACTGTGGTGCCGGCGCAGACTCCGGCCAGCGAAGTGCTGGCGCTGAACCCGGACGGCGTGTTCCTCTCCAACGGCCCAGGCGACCCCGAGCCGTGCGACTACGCTATCGCCGCGATCAAGCAGATCCTCGAGACCGAGATTCCGCTGTTCGGCATCTGCCTCGGCCACCAGCTGCTGGCCCTGGCCTCCGGCGCCAAGACCGTGAAGATGGGCACCGGTCACCACGGCGCCAACCACCCGGTACAGGATCTCGACAGCGGCGTGGTGATGATCACCAGCCAGAACCACGGTTTCGCCGTGGACGAGCCGAGCCTGCCGGCCAACCTGCGCGCCACCCACAAGTCGCTGTTCGACGGCACCCTGCAGGGCATCGAACGCACCGACAAGGTGGCCTTCAGCTTCCAGGGCCACCCGGAAGCCAGCCCGGGCCCGCACGACGTCGCCCCGCTGTTCGACCGCTTCATCGAAGCCATGGCCAAGCGCCGCTAAGCCACGCCGACTGACCCAAGGATTCGAGTAAGAACCATGCCAAAACGTACAGACATCAAAAGCATCCTGATCCTCGGCGCCGGCCCCATCGTCATCGGCCAGGCCTGCGAGTTCGACTACTCCGGCGCTCAGGCGTGCAAGGCCCTGAAGGAAGAAGGCTTCCGCGTCATCCTGGTGAACTCCAACCCGGCCACCATCATGACCGACCCGGCCATGGCTGACGCCACCTACATCGAGCCGATCAAGTGGGCCACCGTGGCCAAGATCATCGAGAAGGAGCGCCCGGACGCCCTGCTGCCGACCATGGGCGGCCAGACCGCGCTGAACTGCGCCCTGGATCTGGAAAAGCACGGCATCCTGGAAAAATTCGGCGTCGAGATGATCGGCGCCAACGCCGACACCATCGACAAGGCCGAAGACCGTTCGCGCTTCGACAAGGCGATGAAAGACATCGGCCTGGCCTGCCCGGTTTCCGGCATCGCCCACAACATGGAAGAAGCCTACGGCGTGCTGGAGAAGGTCGGCTTCCCCTGCATCATCCGTCCGTCCTTCACCATGGGTGGCACCGGCGGCGGCATCGCCTACAACCGTGAAGAGTTCGAAGAGATCTGCGCCCGCGGCCTGGATCTGTCGCCGACCAGCGAGCTGCTGATCGACGAATCGCTGATCGGCTGGAAGGAATACGAGATGGAGGTAGTCCGCGACAAGAAGGACAACTGCATCATCGTCTGCTCCATCGAGAACTTCGACCCGATGGGCGTGCACACCGGCGACTCGATCACCGTGGCTCCGGCGCAGACCCTGACCGACAAGGAATACCAGATCATGCGCAACGCCTCGCTGGCGGTGCTGCGCGAGATCGGCGTGGAAACCGGCGGCTCCAACGTGCAGTTCGGCATCTGCCCGAACACCGGCCGCATGGTGGTGATCGAGATGAACCCGCGCGTGTCGCGTTCCTCGGCCCTGGCTTCCAAGGCCACTGGTTTCCCGATCGCGAAGATCGCCGCCAAGCTGGCTGTCGGCTACACCCTCGACGAGCTGCAGAACGACATCACCGGCGGTCGCACCCCGGCTTCGTTCGAGCCGGCCATCGACTACGTCGTGACCAAGATCCCGCGTTTCGCCTTCGAGAAGTTCCCGAAAGCCGACGCCCGCCTGACCACCCAGATGAAGTCCGTTGGTGAAGTCATGGCCATCGGCCGCACCTTCCAGGAGTCCGTGCAGAAAGCCCTGCGCGGCCTGGAAGTCGGCGTTGCCGGCTTCGACGAGAAGCTCGACCTGAACGACCCGGAAGCCGAGAGCACCCTGCGCCGCGAGCTGACCGTGCCGAGTGCCGACCGCATCTGGTACGTGGCCGATGCCTTCCGCGCCGGCAAGACCATCGCCGAAGTGTTCGAGCTGACCCGCATCGACGAGTGGTTCCTGGTGCAGATCGAGGATCTGGTCAAGGATGAGGAGAAGGTCAAGACCCTCGGCCTGTCCTCCATCGATTTTGATCTGATGTTCAAGCTCAAGCGCAAGGGCTTCTCCGATGCGCGCCTAGCCAAGCTGCTCGGCGTTTCCGAGAAGAGCCTGCGCGCCCACCGCCACAAGCTGAAAGTGCTGCCGGTGTACAAGCGCGTCGACACCTGCGCCGCCGAATTCGCTACCGACACCGCCTACATGTACTCGACCTACGAGGAAGAGTGCGAGGCCGCGCCGTCGAGCCGCGAGAAGATCATGATCCTCGGCGGCGGCCCCAACCGCATCGGCCAGGGTATCGAGTTCGACTACTGCTGCGTGCACGCGGCGCTGGCCATGCGTGAAGACGGTTACGAGACCATCATGGTCAACTGCAACCCGGAAACCGTCTCCACCGACTACGACACCTCCGACCGCCTGTACTTCGAGCCGGTAACCCTGGAAGACGTGCTGGAAATCGTCCGCGTCGAGCAGCCGAAGGGCGTGATCGTGCAGTACGGTGGCCAGACCCCGCTGAAGATCTGCCGCGCCCTGGAAGAGGCCGGTGTACCGATCATCGGTACCAGCCCTGAAGCCATCGACCGCGCCGAAGACCGCGAGCGCTTCCAGCAGATGGTGCAGCGCCTTGGCCTGCGCCAGCCGGCCAACGCCACTGCGCGCAGCGAAGACGAGGCCCTGGCCCTGTCCAAGGGCATCGGCTACCCGATGGTGGTGCGTCCGTCCTACGTACTGGGCGGCCGCGCGATGGAGATCGTCTACCAGGAAGAAGAACTCAAGCGCTATATGCGTGAGGCCGTCAAAGTCTCCAACGACAGCCCGGTGCTGCTCGATCGCTTCCTCAACTGCGCCATCGAGGTGGACGTGGATGCGGTGTGCGACGGCGAGACCGTGGTGATCGGCGCGATCATGCAGCACATCGAACAGGCCGGCGTGCACTCCGGTGACTCCGCTTGCTCGCTGCCGCCGTACTCGCTGCCCAAGCACATCCAGGACGAGATCCGCGAGCAGGTCAAGAAAATGGCCCTGGAGCTCGGCGTGGTTGGTCTGATGAACGTGCAGATGGCCGTGCAGGGCGAGGACATCTACGTCATCGAAGTGAACCCGCGCGCCTCGCGTACCGTGCCGTTCGTCTCCAAGTGCGTCGGCGAGTCGCTGGCCAAGGTGGCGGCCCGGGTCATGGCTGGCAAGAGCCTGGCCGAGGTGGGCTACACCAAGGAAATCATCCCGCCGTTCTTCAGCGTCAAGGAAGCGGTGTTCCCGTTCGCCAAGTTCCCGGGCGTCGACCCGATCCTCGGCCCGGAAATGAAGTCTACCGGTGAAGTGATGGGTGTCGGCGACAGCTTCGGCGAGGCCTTCGCCAAGGCTCAGGTCGGTGCCAGTGAGATCCTGCCGAACTCCGGCTGCGCTTTCATCAGCGTGCGCGAGGACGACAAGCCGGAAGCGGTGCAGGTCGCCCGTGACCTGGTGGCGCTGGGCTTCGAGGTGGTCGCTACCGCCGGTACCGCCAAGGTGATCGAGGCTGCCGGCCTGCCGGTACGCCGGGTGAACAAGGTGACCGAAGGCCGCCCACACGTGGTCGACATGATCAAGAATGACGAGGTCACCCTGATCATCAACACCACCGAAGGTCGTCAGTCCATCGCTGACTCCTACTCCATCCGTCGTAACGCTCTGCAGCACAAGATCTACTGCACCACCACCATCGCGGCGGGGCAGGCGGTCTGCGAGGCGCTCAAGTTCGGTCCCGAGAAGACCGTGCGCCGGCTGCAGGATCTGCATGCAGGAATCAAGGCATGAATAAATACCCCATGACCGTCCAGGGCGCGCGCGCCCTGGAAGAAGAGCTGACGCACCTGACCAAGGTGGTGCGTCCCAAGCTCAGCCAGGACATCGGTGAAGCGCGCGAGCTTGGCGATCTCAAGGAGAACGCCGAGTATCACGCCGCCCGCGAGCAGCAGGGCATGGTCGAGGCGCGTATCCGTGATATCGAGGGTCGTCTGCAGAATGCGGTGATCATCGATGTCACCACCATTGCCCATACCGGCAAAGTGATCTTCGGCACCACCGTCGAGATCGCCAACTGCGAGACCGATGAGAGCGTGACCTACCAGATCGTTGGTGAGGACGAAGCCGACATCAAGCAGGGCAAGCTGTCGGTCAGCTCGCCCATCGCTCGCGCCCTGGTCGGCAAGGACGAGGGTGATGTGGTCGCGGTGAAAACGCCGAGCGGTCTGGTCGAGTACGAGATTGTCGAAGTCCGCCATCTTTAAGGCGCAGCCGCTGCGCGCCGGCGCCATGGCCTGGCAGCTGGCCCAGACCTTCTGGGTCGGCGGCCTGTGGCTGCTGTACTTCGTCATGCGCCCGGCGCTGGGCGAGATGGGCCTGGCGCCGCTGCTGGTGCAAACCATCCACGCCACCCTGAGCCCGCTGCTGATCGGTTTCGCGACCTTCTGTGCGTTGCTGCAGGCGGTGCTGCTGGTGCAGGCCGAGGGCGTGCGCAGCCTGTGGCGCGACCTGCGCGGTCAGCTGCTGCTGGTCGTGCTGGGCATGGGCCTGGTGTTCTTTCTGGTGCGCCAATGGCAGCCGGGGGCGGAGCGCTGGCTGATGTTCAACTACATGGTGGTGGCGCTATGCGGGCTGCTGCTGGTGCTGCAGCCCCTGCCGGGAGCGGGCCGCCGCTGAGGCAGCCCGGCGCCGGCGCTATCAGGCCTGATAGCGGTGGATGTTGGAGAGGTTCTTGTTGGGCTTGGGGTTCTTGCGGTAGACCAGAGCCATCTTGCCGATGACCTGTACCAGCTCGCAGCGGCCGACTGCGGCCAGTTCGTCGATCAGGGCGCGGCGGTCATCGCGCTCGGTCAGACGGAACTGCACCTTGATCAGCTCGTGATCGTTCAGCGCCCGCTCCAGCTCGGCCAGCACGCCTTCGGTCAGGCCGTTCTCGGCGACGATCAGAACCGGCTTCAGGTGGTGGCCGATGGATTTGAAGTGTTTCTTCTGCTCGTTGGTAAGCGCCATGATCTGCCTCTGCGACTGGGAAACCGCCGGAAACGCAACGCGTTAGCGGCTGGGTGCCGGCTGGAAAGCCGCCTGATGCAGATTCCCACCTATATCACCTGGCCTGGCTTCGCTGCCGAAAGCCCGGACGATTTCTGAAGTGTAAAAACGGCGTAGTGTACCCGAGCATGCTCGGCTGCGCCCAGCTAATCACGGCTTGCTGGCCGTGGGCGAAGCGTAGCTGGCGGTGGCGGGGTGAGTGTTCGGTGCCTCGCGAGCTGGTTGCCGTGGGCTGGGGCGTTGCATGCCGGCCTTGTGATTTCCGATATGGCCCCCATATGAGGGGAGTGAGGCTTGCCGATCAGGCGCTGGTCATGTTTCTGTGTTGGGCAATACCTGCTCGCATGGGGCTTGGGCGAGGCCTAGACTGGAACCGCAGTAGCTGCCGTCGGTCAGATGCCCCGCGCGCAGGCTCATAAAGGGTTACAGACGATGCCTGCCAGGTGCGGGCTTGTGTAGTAAGTTAGGCGGGTATATCTCAAGCCGTTATGCGAAGCGCGTTTCAGGACGGGGCTCGCTTCAGAGGGTAGCTAATTGAACGACATGGCAAAGAACCTGATCCTGTGGCTGATCATCGCGGCTGTACTGGTCACCGTGATGAACAACTTCTCCAGCCCGAGCGAGTCCGGCAAGCTGAACTATTCCGAGTTCATCCAGCAGGTACAGCAGGGCAAGGTCAAGCAGGTGACCGTGGATGGCTACATCATCAGCGGTAGCAACCTCGACGGCACCAAGTTCGAAACGGTGCGCCCGGCCATCGAAGACCGCGGGTTGATCAAGGATCTGATCGACAACAACGTCGAGATCGTCGGCAAGCAGCCAGAGCGCCAGAGCATCTGGACCCAGTTGCTGGTGGCCAGCTTCCCGATCCTGGTGATCATCGCCGTGTTCATGTTCTTCATGCGCCAGATGCAGGGCGGCGGCGGTGGCCGCGGCGGCCCGATGAGCTTCGGCAAGTCCAAGGCGCGTCTGCTCTCCGAAGATCAGGTCAAGACTACCCTGGCTGACGTCGCCGGTTGCGACGAGGCCAAGGAGGAGGTCGGCGAGCTGGTCGAGTTCCTCCGCGATCCGGGCAAGTTCCAGCGCCTCGGCGGTCGCATTCCGCGTGGCGTGCTGATGGTCGGCCCGCCCGGTACCGGTAAGACCCTGCTGGCCAAGGCGATTGCCGGCGAGGCCAAGGTGCCGTTCTTCACTATTTCCGGCTCCGACTTCGTCGAGATGTTCGTCGGTGTCGGCGCCTCCCGCGTGCGCGACATGTTCGAGCAGGCCAAGAAGCATGCGCCGTGCATCATTTTTATCGACGAGATCGACGCCGTCGGTCGCCATCGTGGCGCCGGCCTGGGGGGCGGTCACGACGAGCGCGAGCAGACCCTCAACCAGCTGCTGGTGGAGATGGATGGCTTCGAGATGAACGACGGCATCATCGTCATTGCCGCCACCAACCGTCCGGATGTGCTGGATCCGGCGCTGCTGCGTCCGGGCCGCTTCGACCGCCAGGTGGTGGTCGGTCTGCCGGATATCCGTGGTCGCGAGCAGATTCTCAAGGTGCACATGCGCAAGGTGCCGGTTGGTGACAACGTCGAACCGGCGGTGATTGCCCGCGGCACGCCGGGCTTCTCCGGTGCCGACCTGGCCAACCTGGTCAACGAGGCCTCGCTGTTCGCTGCTCGCGCCAGCAAGCGCCTGGTGGAAATGAAGGAATTCGAGCTGGCCAAGGACAAGATCATGATGGGCGCCGAGCGCAAATCGATGGTCATGTCCGAGAAGGAGAAGCTCAACACCGCTTACCACGAGGCGGGTCACGCCATCGTCGGGCGCCTGGTGCCCGAGCACGACCCGGTCTACAAGGTGTCGATCATTCCGCGCGGCCGCGCCCTGGGCGTGACCATGTTCCTCCCGGAAGAGGATCGCTACAGCCTGTCCAAGCGCGCCCTGGTCAGCCAGATCTGCTCGCTGTTCGGTGGGCGGATTGCTGAGGAAATGACCCTGGGCTTCGATGGTGTTACCACCGGCGCATCCAACGACATCATGCGGGCCACTCGTCTGGCGCGGAACATGGTGACCAAGTGGGGCCTGTCCGAGAAGCTTGGGCCGCTGATGTATGCCGAAGAAGAGGGTGAAGTGTTCCTCGGTCGCAGTGCCGGCAGCCAGCACGCCAATGTATCCGGTGAGACGGCCAAGCTGATCGACGACGAGGTGCGCAGCCTGATCGATGGCTGCTATGCCACCGCCAAGCGCCTGCTGGAAGAAAACCGCGACAAGCTGGATGCCATGGCTGATGCGCTGATGAAGTACGAAACCATCGATGCCGATCAGATCGACGACATCATGGCTGGGCGTACTCCGCGCGAGCCGCGTGACTGGCATGATGGTTCCGGCACGCCGAACGCGCCCAAGGAAGAAGTGCAGCGTCCGCAAACGCCGATCGGCGGCCCGGCTGGCGAGCATTAAGGTCGGCGCATGAGTTTTCCGCAGTACCCGACCCGGCTGGCATGTGGCAGCCGGGTTCTCGATCTGGCCCGTCCGCATGTGATGGGTATCCTCAACGTCACCCCTGACTCCTTTTCCGACGGCGGCCGTTTCGCGGCTCGCGATGCGGCTCTGCGGCATGCGGCCGAGATGGTCGCGGCAGGTGCCACTCTGATCGATGTCGGTGGCGAGTCCACGCGCCCTGGGGCGCGTCCCGTTTCTCCGGTGGAAGAGCTGGAGCGGGTGGCGCCGGCCGTGGAGGCGATTGCGGCCGAGCTGGATGTGGTGATTTCCCTGGATACCTCGACGCCTGCGGTGATGCGCGAAGGCGCACGGCTGGGTGCTGGGCTGATCAATGATGTTCGCAGCCTGCGCCGCGAAGGTGCCTTGCAGGCGGCAGCCGATACCGGCTTGCCGGTTTGTCTTATGCACATGCTGGGTGAGCCCGGCACCATGCAGCAGGATCCGCATTACCATGACGTAGTTGCCGAGGTGGCTGCGTTCCTGCGCGAACGCATGGCGGCCTGTGTGGCGGCCGGGATCGCCGGCGAGCGCGTGCTACTCGACCCAGGCTTCGGCTTTGCCAAGACCCTGGCGCACAACCTGAGCCTGTTCAAGCACCTGGAGGCCCTGCATGAGCTCGGGCGTCCGCTGCTGGTAGGGGTGTCGCGCAAGAGCATGATCGGGCAAGTGCTGCAGCGTGAAGTGAATGAGCGCCTGTATGGCGGCCTGGCCCTGGCGGCCGTGGCGGTGGCCAAGGGTGCGCGTATCCTGCGGGTGCATGATGTGGCGCAAACCGTCGATGCGGTGCGCATGATTGCCGCCGTGGAAGCCGCAGAATAAGAAGGTCTGGAGTCTCTATGAGCAGAAAATATTTCGGTACCGATGGTATCCGTGGCCATGTTGGCCAGTTCCCGATTACCCCGGACTTCATTCTCAAGCTGGGCTGGGCGGCCGGTATGGCCTTCCGCAAGCAGGGCAAGTGCCGCATCCTGATTGGCAAGGACACGCGCATCTCCGGTTATATGTTCGAATCGGCCTTGGAGGCCGGGCTGGTGGCTGCCGGTGCGGATGTGATGCTGCTCGGCCCCATGCCTACGCCGGCTATCGCCTACCTGACTCGCACCTTCCAGGCGGAGGCGGGCATCGTCATCAGTGCTTCGCACAACCCGCACTACGACAATGGCTTCAAGTTCTTCTCCGGCAAAGGCACCAAGCTACCGGACGAGGTCGAGCTGATGATCGAGGAACTGCTCGATCAGCCGATGACCGTGGTCGACTCGGCGCAGCTGGGCAAGGTTTCGCGGATCAATGATGCGGCCGGGCGCTACATCGAGTTCTGCAAGAGCAGCGTGCCGAGCAGCACCAGTTTTGCCGGCCTCAAGCTGGTGATCGATTGCGCTCACGGCGCCACCTACAAGGTGGCGCCCAGTGTGTTTCGCGAGCTGGGGGCGCAGGTCTCGGTGCTGGGGGTCCAGCCGAACGGCTTGAACATCAACGAGAATTGCGGCTCGACCCATGTCGACGCGCTGCAGGCTGAGGTGCTGGCCCAGCATGCCGACATCGGCATCGCCTTCGATGGCGACGGCGATCGCGTGCTGATGATCGATCACACCGGTGCGGTGGTCGATGGCGATGAGCTGCTGTACATCATCGCCCGTGACCTGCAGGCGCGCGGCAAGCTGCAGGGTGGCGTGGTGGGTACGCTGATGAGCAATCTCGGCCTGGAGCTGGGGCTCGCCGAGCTGGGCATTCCCTTCACTCGTGCCAAGGTGGGCGACCGCTATGTCATGGCTGAATTGCTTGAGCGCGACTGGCAGCTAGGTGGAGAAAACTCCGGGCACTTGGTGTGCTGCCAGCACACCACCACTGGCGATGCGATCATCGCTTCGCTGCAGGTGCTGATGGCGCTCAAGCGCAGCGAGCAGACTCTGGCCGAGGCGCGTCAGGTCTTGCGCAAGTGTCCGCAGGTGCTGATCAATGTGCGTTTTGCTGGTGGTGTCGATCCGGTCGAGCATCCGGCGGTTAAGGATGCCTGCGCGCGGGTCACCGAGCGC
The window above is part of the Pseudomonas alcaligenes genome. Proteins encoded here:
- the dapB gene encoding 4-hydroxy-tetrahydrodipicolinate reductase; translated protein: MRRIAVMGAAGRMGKILIEAVGQADGAQLSAAIDRPDSSLIGADAGELAALGKIGVTLAGDLNAVLDQFDVLIDFTHPSVTLKNLEICRQAGKAMVIGTTGFSPEEKLLLSEAAKQIPIVFAANYSVGVNLCLKLLDTAARVLGDDVDIEIVEAHHRHKVDAPSGTALRMGEVVANALGRDLQKVAVYGREGQTGARERETIGFATVRAGDVVGDHTVLFAADGERVEITHKASSRMTFARGAVRAALWLQSQPAGLYDMQDVLGLN
- a CDS encoding DNA cytosine methyltransferase, producing MRTYLSISEAASLLGISAQHVRTLCRNQELQAEKIGNSWVIDPDSVTSYGLRTAHMIAMDHPAHPAPDRQAGKPIALSFFSGAMGLDLDLEKAGFDIRLTCEFNKYCRQTITLNRPDTALLGDINDYSAEQVLQAAQVSASEVDLIVGGPPCQAFSTAGKRKAFNDDRGNAFLKYIDLALTIRPRLIVIENVRGLLSCPMDHRPHDQRGPEFPDLSQDEMKGGALNFVLSKLQLAGYTCSFNLYSAANFGTPQIRERVIIICSRDGVQAPFLTPTHAENGEHGLPRWRTFREAVQGLERHDHLNFPEKRLKYYRLLGPGQNWRSLTPELQREALGKSYFAGGGKTGFLRRLSWDKPAPTLVTHPAMPATDLAHPQAERPLSIQEYKRLQEFPDDWQLAGPLIEQYKQVGNAVPVSLGYAVGRLVRDLLQDKAKQPPRDFRFSRYQATAHDEWLQQFRQQTAKALPHPEPA
- the carA gene encoding glutamine-hydrolyzing carbamoyl-phosphate synthase small subunit, which translates into the protein MTKPAILALADGSIFRGDAIGADGHTIGEVVFNTAMTGYQEILTDPSYAQQIVTLTYPHIGNTGTTPEDAESNRVWAAGLIIRDLPLLSSSWRDKQSLPEYLKANGTVAIAGIDTRRLTRILREKGSQNGCILVGDDATEEKALELARSFPGLKGMDLAKVVSATERYEWRESVWELKSDSHPQIAASELPYHVVAYDYGVKLNILRMLVARGCRLTVVPAQTPASEVLALNPDGVFLSNGPGDPEPCDYAIAAIKQILETEIPLFGICLGHQLLALASGAKTVKMGTGHHGANHPVQDLDSGVVMITSQNHGFAVDEPSLPANLRATHKSLFDGTLQGIERTDKVAFSFQGHPEASPGPHDVAPLFDRFIEAMAKRR
- the carB gene encoding carbamoyl-phosphate synthase large subunit yields the protein MPKRTDIKSILILGAGPIVIGQACEFDYSGAQACKALKEEGFRVILVNSNPATIMTDPAMADATYIEPIKWATVAKIIEKERPDALLPTMGGQTALNCALDLEKHGILEKFGVEMIGANADTIDKAEDRSRFDKAMKDIGLACPVSGIAHNMEEAYGVLEKVGFPCIIRPSFTMGGTGGGIAYNREEFEEICARGLDLSPTSELLIDESLIGWKEYEMEVVRDKKDNCIIVCSIENFDPMGVHTGDSITVAPAQTLTDKEYQIMRNASLAVLREIGVETGGSNVQFGICPNTGRMVVIEMNPRVSRSSALASKATGFPIAKIAAKLAVGYTLDELQNDITGGRTPASFEPAIDYVVTKIPRFAFEKFPKADARLTTQMKSVGEVMAIGRTFQESVQKALRGLEVGVAGFDEKLDLNDPEAESTLRRELTVPSADRIWYVADAFRAGKTIAEVFELTRIDEWFLVQIEDLVKDEEKVKTLGLSSIDFDLMFKLKRKGFSDARLAKLLGVSEKSLRAHRHKLKVLPVYKRVDTCAAEFATDTAYMYSTYEEECEAAPSSREKIMILGGGPNRIGQGIEFDYCCVHAALAMREDGYETIMVNCNPETVSTDYDTSDRLYFEPVTLEDVLEIVRVEQPKGVIVQYGGQTPLKICRALEEAGVPIIGTSPEAIDRAEDRERFQQMVQRLGLRQPANATARSEDEALALSKGIGYPMVVRPSYVLGGRAMEIVYQEEELKRYMREAVKVSNDSPVLLDRFLNCAIEVDVDAVCDGETVVIGAIMQHIEQAGVHSGDSACSLPPYSLPKHIQDEIREQVKKMALELGVVGLMNVQMAVQGEDIYVIEVNPRASRTVPFVSKCVGESLAKVAARVMAGKSLAEVGYTKEIIPPFFSVKEAVFPFAKFPGVDPILGPEMKSTGEVMGVGDSFGEAFAKAQVGASEILPNSGCAFISVREDDKPEAVQVARDLVALGFEVVATAGTAKVIEAAGLPVRRVNKVTEGRPHVVDMIKNDEVTLIINTTEGRQSIADSYSIRRNALQHKIYCTTTIAAGQAVCEALKFGPEKTVRRLQDLHAGIKA
- the greA gene encoding transcription elongation factor GreA, giving the protein MNKYPMTVQGARALEEELTHLTKVVRPKLSQDIGEARELGDLKENAEYHAAREQQGMVEARIRDIEGRLQNAVIIDVTTIAHTGKVIFGTTVEIANCETDESVTYQIVGEDEADIKQGKLSVSSPIARALVGKDEGDVVAVKTPSGLVEYEIVEVRHL